Genomic DNA from Acidisoma sp. PAMC 29798:
CCGCGTTTAGCAGGTCCTTCACCGGCTTGGCCTGCAGGCAGGCAAGCTCACCCACGCCATCTGCGCAGCCGACCAGCGTGGCCACTTTTTCACCGACGGCATCGGCCTCCGTCAGCGTGCGCAGATGCTGAGTGCAATTGGCGCTCTGGATGATCGCCTTGGAAAATAGGCCCTTCGTCTCTCCCGGCGCCGCGATATGCATGCAAATCGAGGCTGCGCCCGCAGATTCACCCGCCACTGTAACGTTCTTCGGATCTCCGCCGAAGGCGGCGATATTGCGCTGAACCCAGCCCAGGGCGGCGCGCTGATCCTCCAACCCGTAGGACCCATCATTGGCCCGGTCAAAGGTCGGGCTCGCCATGAACCCGAACACTCCGAGGCGATAGTTGAAGGACACGACGATCGCATTGCCGCTCAGTGCCATATGCGCCAGCGGATAGATGGCGGTCGAGCCGCCGACGAAGGCGCCTCCGTAAATCCAAGCAATGACCGGGCGTTTCGCGCTCATCGATGCGCCCTTGGGGGACGGCACAGTCACGTTGATCGACAGGCAATCCTCATTATAGCCGGCCTCGGTGAGGCCATACCGCGCAAGCTGCGGGCAGCCGCTGCCGAAATGGGTAGCGTCGCGAATGCCGGACCAGGCAGCCGCCGGCTGCGGCGGCGCCCAGCGGAGCGCCCCGGTTGGCGAGACCGCATACGGAATGCCCTTGAAGGCGATAACGCCATCTTCGCGCAGGCCACGCACGGCGCCACTATCAGTTTGCACGACCGTGAGATCAGATGAGGTCGCACTGGCTGTCCCCGGGGAAGATACCGCCGCAAGCGCCAGAAGAAAAAGGCCGAGGGCCGCGCGCTTGGAGTACTTCATGAGTGCCTCTTTTGAGATGGGCTATCGCTGAGGCATTACGCCGAGCGTCCTCAAAAGAGCACGCACCGCTAACATGAACAACGATCTGTAGCAGTGCATGAGGCAACGCCAAACCGCAACTGAAACCTAGTCGTTAAGTCTTGATTGCGGACAACGCTCCATAATGAATCGGTGGCGCCGTGCGCATGCATCACCGCCTCTGCCACTCCGCCACGTGACCCGGGCCTGACCTCGGTACGCTGCTAGGAGTGGGATTGGGCAGGGCCGGGAATTCTTGATCGCGCATTAGGAGGTTCTCGAACGGCGAGAGACGCGTTTTCTCAGCAGAACATGCGTTTATATCTGCGATACAATTCGAACGTCGAATGCGGTGCAATTGGAGGCCGTTGGTCGCCCACTCGCCAAGCCCGTTGCAGTGAGATAATGACGATCACCACGATTGCTGTGTGCAGAAATCACCCATAAGGACAGCCTAATCGACATCCACTTTCCGGAGCCAACCATCATGCGTCAGTCCTTTACGACGATGGCCGCAATGCTCGGACTGCTTGCCCTCGCCGCCCCCGCGATAGCGCAGGCATATTACCTGCCCAAGAAGCTCAGTGCCAGCGACATGCAGATGCTGACGATCGAAGGCAACACGCTGACGCCGGGCGGAAAGCAGACAGGCGCATGGTCCAACCCAAAAACAGGGCATTCGGGGACAGCCGCGATTCTCAAGAAGACCGAAAAGAAAGGAATGCACTGCGAGCTATACGAATATACGTTCCGCACCGGCACCAGCTCGGATAACACGCCCTACAAGCTTAATTGGTGCAAGACCGACACCGCTTGGAAGATTGCCAACTAATCAGGTCGCAACGGCTGGCTTGTCCCCCCGTCATTGGCGGGCGATCGTCTAGAGCGAGACGATATCTCTCGTCTAGCGGCGGCCGCATCCTTGGCCCAATCAGCGTGCGCATTACCTACACCAAGGCGCACCGCTATCGGCCCGGATGCATCGTCACGCGGGCCGGTGTGCTCAGTTACGATTTCTGTTCGTCCTAAACGGTCTCTCTCCAAAGGGGCTGCGTACTGCAACGAAATGCACCACCAAAACCTCGCGAGATTTGGAAATCTACGTATTCTACCCGGATTCCGTGCTTCGCGACCTCATCGCCGATCCGCTTGAAGAATGGGTCCGTTACGTAAACCGTCGGGCTGATGGGCAGACCGTTCGTACCGAGGTTCGCTGCCTCCTCCTGACTCACGGAAATCCTTTCCCAGTTTGCCAGCGCTTTCGGGACGCCGTCGAGTAGCCCGTCGGCGTAGACGGCGAGAAGACCCTCGCGCACCATCCCCATCGTACAGTCGAGATGGAGGATATCGGGCTTCATCAACACAGATTCCACGGTGTAGCCGGACGGTGCCAACAGCTTGCGTAGGTGCTCGGCGCCCTGCAGGGTGGATGCACGGCCAGAGTGGCCAACAAACACGTGGCGCCCGTAGACCAGAACGTCTCCCCCTTCAAGAAAGGGCCCAGGCCCGCCGTCATCGACTTCGAGCGGCATAATCTCGGGTTGTGGCAAGGCGGTATAGGTGCAAGCTGCCGGGAGAACCTCAGCGTACATAATGTTGCGGCTGGGGAGTACTTCATGCCGACGCTGCGGAAACATCAGCGAGCCTTCTATAACGTAGTTGCCAACGGTGAACCAAGGATCACGGACAAAGTCGTTGCTGTAACCCTGCTTGCCACCGGCAGCCTTTTCATACTCAGTCAAAAGTCTGGGACGAAAGACTTCTACGCCGTGCTTCTCGAGGACCGCTTTGAAAGCGGTTCGTTCGGCTTCCCATTGCGCCTGCCGTTCGGGCATAGCAATCGCATGGTCCTTGCCCATCAATGAGTGAATGAGAGCACGCTTGCCCTTCGGCATGATGGCGATCTCCGCATCGAGCTGCTCCGGCGTGAAAAGGCTGGCATCCGGAAGTCGCAACTGAGATTGCGCAAGCACAACAGTACGCAACGCTGCGAACTCGGTCTCTACGAAATGCGTCTGGATGAGGCGGGCACGGACGACTGTCCGGCACCGTTAGACGCTCCGGGTGTGGTTGCCGTAGTCGGTGGGCTAGCCGCCAAAGCGACGAAAGGCATCGCGGTCCCTATTGCAGCTCCTGCGATAATAGATCTGCGGCTGATCGCATTGGCCTCGGTTATCTTAACCACAGGCAAATCCTCTTTCTAGCGAAATCAGGATAATCATTCTCACGATTATAGTAACCGTAGGGCAATGGCTATGATCAATAAGTCCTGAACCTAGCACTACTTTGGTAGATTCTTATTGTCTCTAGAATTCTAGGGATTCTCAGGAACGAGTTTGCGTGATTCATAGGAGGTCGGTACGATCCCGGCGGCCGCCTTCGCGGCATTCGTTGCGGTGGAAACGGCGATCCCCATCTGCGCCTGCCTCAGCGCCGGGGCATCGTTGGCCCCATCGCCGCGCATGCCGACGATATGCGAGTCTGCCTGTAGCGCCTTGACAAAGCGGAACTTGTCCTCGGTCACAACGCCGGCGAAAAATGCGTAGTCTTCCGCCTTGATTCGGGGCGCGGGCTTAACGCATAGCGGAGGCACTCCGAAAGCGAGGGATCGCGATCACGAATACTACCGCTTCCAACGCAGGCACTTTCAGAACGTCCTTGAAGTCGAGCCGACTGCGCACCCTTGGGTGCGAGGGCAGACCGCCGCGGCGGTTTGCCCGTCACCTCGATCCTGCCGACGGTGACGTCGAGGTGTCGCGATTGATAGCCATGGGCTACCGTCAGTCTGACCAGGATTCTTCCGCTCCCCATCCCGGGCGAGTGCATTCTTTGTGCCAAGCTCGTTTGGGCTGCGCCAAGATGACGCGCGCAGTACGGGATAGAATGCGGCGCTTGCAGGCATTGGTCTCCGCCACAGAAGAACGCCGCCGCTTTGTTACCCGCTCGTTCGTATTCCAATCTAAACTGTGGCGGCGGCAACATCCTTCGCATTGGTGCTCTTATAGTCTTGGAAATACTCGTCCAGTATCTGCCTTGAGAACCGTCCGATCGACGCATATTCGCTCTCTGTCAGGTTGGCGAGTGAGACACGGGCGGAGGTGTCGACCACTTCGAAGCCGTTGCCGGGGAGAAGAACGACACCCGTCTCCTGTGCGAGGCGGAAGAGAAAGCTGGTCCCCAGGTCGCTGTTCATGAACCATGTCTTGAACGCGAGCCCATGCAGCACTCCAGCCAGATCCTGAAGATCGATCAAGGTGTAATAGTTTACATCATTCGCCCGGTGCGGCACGACGATACCCATATTGCGGTAAAGCGTCTGGTGCCGCTGCCGGATCAAGCGCTTGGCCGCGTCCTTGTAGCGATGATCCCGGTCCATCAGCCCGTTGAGGGCGAAGAGGGCCATCTGCAACTGCTGTGGCGTTGACAGACCCGCAGTGTGATTCAGCGCAACGGCGCGGCTATCCGCGACGAGACGATCGATAAAGCGAATCTCGCGCGGTTTCGTGCTCAATGAGATGTAGCGTGCGTCCAAGCGCTGCTTTTGGTCCTCGGGCTGCGCTGCCAGGGCCGCGTCGAAGGCATTGTCGTCATGCAACGCAATCGCGCCGAGACGCCATCCGGTTGCACCGAAAAACTTTGAAAATGAATAAACGCAGAGGGTATTGCGAGCGCATTTGGCGAAGACGGAGACAAAGTCGTCCGCGAAGGTGCCATAGACATCGTCTGTCACGATGAAGAGATCGGGCCGCTCAGTCTTGATGAACTGCGCCAGCTGTTCCAGCGCTGCATCCGACATTTTCGTCGATGGCGGATTGCTCGGATTGACGAGACAGAAGATCTTGACCTTCGGGTCACGTAGCTTCTCGATCTCAGTGAGTGGGAATTGCCAATTGTCGCCCTGGTCCAAGCGGATGTCGACCACATCCAGACCGAACTCGGCCAGGACCGGAATCTCAAGGTATGGTGAGAAGATTGGCGTTCCGATACCGATCTTGTCGCCGTGGCCCACCAGACCGTTCGCATTGAGTGTCTGGAAGATATAGGCCATCGCGGCCGTTCCACCTTCCGTCGCAAAGACGGAGAAGTCACCGGCCGGAGGTGCCGTGCCGAACATTTCCTGCGCCAGATAGGCCTTCACGATCTCCTCCGTGTGCGGCAACATGCGTGGCGGTGTCGGGTAGGTGCATCCCAGGAAGGCATTCGTCAACTCGAATAGAAACTCATCCTGGTTCAGGCCAAGCTGATCCTTCACATAGGACGTTGCGGACCGAATGAACTTGATACCCGCTGCCCCGGCGTGACCCGCCGCATAGGAGTCAAATCTCTGGACAATGCCGTCATGCTCCGGCAGGCCGCCGAAGCCGCTGTCGAGATAGGCGTACGACCGTTCCGCCTCGAGCATTGCAAACTCACCCAGGCTCAGAAACGCCAACCGGGGGAGCATCGCCAAGAAGTTTGGATTGCCGCGGCCGGCATTCAGCATCAGGCGTTCCGCGTCAGACGAAGCGATGGCGATCAGCTGATCCTTCAACTCGAAGGGACTGAGCTTTGCATATTGACGGTACAGATTCTCGAGCATGGCGTTACTCCATTGATTTAAGGATGAGCCGACTACGGTCCTGCATTCTTCGTGATAATGCCGACGATGACCGGTCCCCACAGCGTCAGGAAGACATTCGCGACGGCATAGGTGACTGTGAAGGACACAACGGGCGTGCCATTCCCCGCCTTGGCGAGCAAGGCAGCGAAGGCGGGATTTGCGCTCCGCCCACCCGCAACGCACGACAGTGCCTCGATCGGATTTTTGATACGCAGGACAAAGTAGGAAAAGAAGAACGTCACGATCTGCGGGATGAGTGTCACGGCAACACCCAGGAGCAGCAGCGTCACGCCATAATGTTCGATGGCCGTCAGGGCCTGGGGGCCGGCACCAATCCCGACCACACCGACGAACACGGCCAGGCCGAAATCTCGCAGGAAGGTCGACGCGCCGATCGGCAGGGCGGCAAACCTGGGATGCACGCTGCGCAGCCACCCAAATAGCAGGCCCGAGAGAAGGCAACCGCCACCGCTGCCTATGGAAATCGGCACGCCCCATATCTTGAAGGCCAACATGCCGATCAGCGTGCCGACAATCATGCCGAGACCGAAGAATATGAAATCCGTCACGACCGCGGCACTAATCTTGTAGCCGATCTTCGATTGGACGCGGTCGAGATCGGACGGGCTGCCCGTGAAATGCAGCTCATCTCCGGTCTTAAGTTGAAGCTTGCTCAACAAGGGCAGGTCTCGCCCCATGCGCTTCGCCGCGGTCAGAAACACGCCGTGACGCGTGTCGATCGTGGCATGATCGTGGATTTCGCTAATCTGCCGGCCACTTAATACGCGGTTCGTGAGAATGATCCCTCGGTTCTCCTCAACGATCGAGAACCCGGGCGGGGACGCGATCTCACGACCGAACACCGTGTCCGACAGTTTGAATGCGTCGAGCCGTCCCGTCATCGCGACGGCGTCTCCAAGCTCGATCGTTGTCGTGTCATTCATCTCGACCATTTTGCCGGCACGAAAAACACCCTCGACTGAGGCATCCGAGAATTGCCTATCGAGTTCCAAGGTCGTTCTGCCGATGGCCGTGCGGTCCCGTGTGACTTCATAGACGCGCGTGATGATATCGTTGACGGCGTTAAACTGGCCAGGTTCGAGTTCCGCCTTGCCGCCAGATAGCTCCTTTGCAAGCTTGACGGCTTCCTTGCGGATATCCCACTTCATGATCATGGGGAAGAACCAAGTCACCATGATGATCGGACCGAGCGAGCCGAAAATGTAACAGACGGCGTAACCGACCGCGACATTCGTCTGCATAGTTTTGGTTATTGCTGGAGAAAGGCCCAATTTGGAGATCGCATCCCCCGCCGTCCCGAGAATGGCCGACTGGGTCAATCCACCTGCGGCAAGGCCGGCTGCCATGCCGCGATCCAATCCAAACATCCAAGCCCCCGCGATGACACAGAGGAGGCCCGTGAAGCACATGACGAACGCCGAGACGAGTTGATTGAGCGAACGCAGATTCAGAGCGTGGAAGAACTGCGGGCCGCCCTGAAAACCGACCGCATAGATGAACAAGGCGAAGAAGATCGTCTTGATGCCGGGGTCGATGTTGACGCCCAACTGGCCGATGATAACTCCCACCAGCAAAGTGCCGGCGACACCGCCAAGAACGAAGCTTCCGACTTTGATCCGGCCTACGAGATAACCTATGGCGATGGTGGCGAAGAGAGCAATCAGCGGTTGATTGGCGAAGAGATGCCGTAGGAAATCCATGCTGTCATCCTCGATGCAATGCGCGAACGAACTCCGACCGCTCCGTTTCGACGTTGCAGCGAAGCTGGCCCGTTATATGCCAGAGAAGTGTCATGGGTCGGCCACGGCAGGTAGCCTCGGAAACTACCTAGGTCGCCGCTTTTTAATCGCAGTCTGAGAGGGTCTGTGGCGAGCCGGCATGGATACTCAACACATGATGGCGAGGATGGTCGCAGGCGTAGCACATGATCTTACTAACTCACGCCAACGGACTCATGTAGGTAATTTCCGAATCTACACCCTGATGCCAGGATGAAATACTCTCAATCAATCTTAGGCTTGCCGACAAAACGACTGTCACGCAGGCCACAACACTAGTCGAAAGTCACGCTTTGCCTAAGAACTCTCCAAACTTCTGCAATCTCATAGCCTCGACCGAGACTGGGGCACCGCCAGGGCGTCCTGCAATGGTGGCTGCGAGCATCGCCCGCCGTTCGGTGCCGCGATGAAATCGTCAACGCGTATTATCCTGGTCCGCCACGGCGAAGTCAAAGGCATAGAGACCCCACGTTTTCGAGGTTCAGCAGACCTGCCTCTCACCGAACGTGGATTGCGACAATCGGAACTGACCCGTGATCACCTCCTGTATCTGGGCGTAGCCGCTGCAATCTACAGCAGCCCGCTCCGGGGATGTGCGCAAACAGCCGCGATCTTCGGGCAGTCGCAGGCAGTCGCCGTGAATTATGCGTCTGAACTGAATGATATCGACCATGGCCTTTGGCGGGGGCAAACCCATGATGACATCAGGCGAAGCGAGCCGCTCGGCTTCGACACATGGGTGGCCAATCCCGAGAAGACCCAGTTCCCGGGCGGTGAAAGTCTTCAATCCGCAGCCGACCGCGCTCTGGTCACGCTCAGCGTCACCCGGACGGCAAGCGTCGGTTCGACCATTCTCCTCGTAAGTTATGACAGCATAATCCGGCTGCTGTTACTGCACGTTCTTGGACTGCCGCTGGCCCGCTACGCGACCCTGGACGTTGCACCTTGTGGTATCAGCGTCCTTCTCTCTCAAAAAGCGTCATGGCGTGTGCGCTGCATCAACGAAACATCGCACCTCATGCGCCTGGGGTGAGAAACACGCCGCCGCCGCGAAGCAAAGCGCCTCTTGCTCTCGGATCGATGACGGCGTGACTCAGCTTCCGTCGGCGCCGGAACCCGCCACCGACGCCGCCGCGAGCGCCAGACGCGCCAAAGCAGGAAGCGATTTGGTACCGGTCCGCTCCATGATAGACGCCCGATGATTTTCCACGGTGCGCTGGCTGATACCGAGGTCGCTAGCGATGTTCTTGCTGGGATGGCCGGCAAGGACCAATCGCATAATCTCGCGCTGCCTTGTGGTGAGTCCAGCGAGTTTCGAAGCCGCATCCTCGTGCCAGGCAGACCGCTTGCTCGTATCTCCCGCTTGTTCGAGCGCACGGGCCACGCTCGCAATAAGCTCGTCATGTCCGATCGGCTTTTCAATGAAGTCGGAAGCCCCGGCCTTCATCGCCTGCACCGCCATCGGTACGTCACTATTGCCGGTGATCATGATCGCCGGCAATAGGTCGCCGTCGCTGCGTAGGCGCTGTAGAAGCGCAAGACCGCTCATGCCAGGAAGATAAGCATCGATCACGATGCAGGCTTCGCGGCCTGGGCGATAGGCGGCGAGAAAGGCCTCGCACGTGCTAAAGACCTCCGTCACGATGCCATGTTCAACCAACACGTCTCGCATCGCATTGCGCACGGAGGCATCATCGTCGACGACGAAGACAACCGGTCCGTCGGGATCGCGCCTTGTGTCTATCGGTTCAGAGTGCGGCCGCATCGCCGTTGCCGCCGGTGAAGTCAGTAGGACCTGAATGACTCGCGTTAATTCTGAGGCTTTTACGGGTTTGTTCAGTTGTATACAACCACTCTGGGTGACGCGCATCGCCGTTTCGGTGGAGATGTCACCCGTCAGCATGATGGCGGGCACGGCTCGTATTAAGGCGTTTCGGATCTGCTCGACGACGTCTAGCCCATTCATCCCGTTGGGAAGGTTGTAGTCAGTAATGATGAGGTCCGGTTGCAGTTCCCGTCTAGCCAATACATCTAAGGCCGCAATGCCGTCAGCTGCGGTGGTTGGCTCATAGCCTTGGTCCTGCAATAATAGCGCGAGCAAATCACGAACTTCCGGATCATCCTCCACGACCAAGATTGCCCTACCCAGGTGCGCCCGCGCCGACTTTGAAGCGCTAACATCATTTTCTGAGTTGTTAGCGATCGAAGTCAACCCGATCGGTGCAAGCTCAACGTCAATCGTGAATACCGAACCCTTGCCCAGCGCGGAGCGCGCGTGAATTGGACATTTGAGAAGAGCGCCTAGCCTTTGCACGATCGAAAGGCCAAGGCCA
This window encodes:
- a CDS encoding carboxylesterase/lipase family protein → MKYSKRAALGLFLLALAAVSSPGTASATSSDLTVVQTDSGAVRGLREDGVIAFKGIPYAVSPTGALRWAPPQPAAAWSGIRDATHFGSGCPQLARYGLTEAGYNEDCLSINVTVPSPKGASMSAKRPVIAWIYGGAFVGGSTAIYPLAHMALSGNAIVVSFNYRLGVFGFMASPTFDRANDGSYGLEDQRAALGWVQRNIAAFGGDPKNVTVAGESAGAASICMHIAAPGETKGLFSKAIIQSANCTQHLRTLTEADAVGEKVATLVGCADGVGELACLQAKPVKDLLNAASKVAGSDIMMYVPSVGASGVPEQPAEALASGRFLRVPIINGGNRDELRLYVAYAVQGGSIITPANYAAVLRSAYGDKTDRVLAEYLLSHFSSPAAAVGTVMSDYRQDNGLNNCGFQETGKLASAYVSVFQYEFADRDAPPVTDNPGFEMGAVHSSELPYQFPRFTNTTKLNGPALAPGSQHLATVMMEYWTSFAATGMPAAKGEPAWAPMTSTKKIMRLEPGKVGYFDGASAHHCAFWQQLYPTSLQP
- a CDS encoding HAD hydrolase family protein, giving the protein MTEDKFRFVKALQADSHIVGMRGDGANDAPALRQAQMGIAVSTATNAAKAAAGIVPTSYESRKLVPENP
- a CDS encoding bifunctional aspartate transaminase/aspartate 4-decarboxylase; translation: MLENLYRQYAKLSPFELKDQLIAIASSDAERLMLNAGRGNPNFLAMLPRLAFLSLGEFAMLEAERSYAYLDSGFGGLPEHDGIVQRFDSYAAGHAGAAGIKFIRSATSYVKDQLGLNQDEFLFELTNAFLGCTYPTPPRMLPHTEEIVKAYLAQEMFGTAPPAGDFSVFATEGGTAAMAYIFQTLNANGLVGHGDKIGIGTPIFSPYLEIPVLAEFGLDVVDIRLDQGDNWQFPLTEIEKLRDPKVKIFCLVNPSNPPSTKMSDAALEQLAQFIKTERPDLFIVTDDVYGTFADDFVSVFAKCARNTLCVYSFSKFFGATGWRLGAIALHDDNAFDAALAAQPEDQKQRLDARYISLSTKPREIRFIDRLVADSRAVALNHTAGLSTPQQLQMALFALNGLMDRDHRYKDAAKRLIRQRHQTLYRNMGIVVPHRANDVNYYTLIDLQDLAGVLHGLAFKTWFMNSDLGTSFLFRLAQETGVVLLPGNGFEVVDTSARVSLANLTESEYASIGRFSRQILDEYFQDYKSTNAKDVAAATV
- a CDS encoding dimethylarginine dimethylaminohydrolase family protein, producing MRTVVLAQSQLRLPDASLFTPEQLDAEIAIMPKGKRALIHSLMGKDHAIAMPERQAQWEAERTAFKAVLEKHGVEVFRPRLLTEYEKAAGGKQGYSNDFVRDPWFTVGNYVIEGSLMFPQRRHEVLPSRNIMYAEVLPAACTYTALPQPEIMPLEVDDGGPGPFLEGGDVLVYGRHVFVGHSGRASTLQGAEHLRKLLAPSGYTVESVLMKPDILHLDCTMGMVREGLLAVYADGLLDGVPKALANWERISVSQEEAANLGTNGLPISPTVYVTDPFFKRIGDEVAKHGIRVEYVDFQISRGFGGAFRCSTQPLWRETV
- the aspT gene encoding aspartate-alanine antiporter, with amino-acid sequence MDFLRHLFANQPLIALFATIAIGYLVGRIKVGSFVLGGVAGTLLVGVIIGQLGVNIDPGIKTIFFALFIYAVGFQGGPQFFHALNLRSLNQLVSAFVMCFTGLLCVIAGAWMFGLDRGMAAGLAAGGLTQSAILGTAGDAISKLGLSPAITKTMQTNVAVGYAVCYIFGSLGPIIMVTWFFPMIMKWDIRKEAVKLAKELSGGKAELEPGQFNAVNDIITRVYEVTRDRTAIGRTTLELDRQFSDASVEGVFRAGKMVEMNDTTTIELGDAVAMTGRLDAFKLSDTVFGREIASPPGFSIVEENRGIILTNRVLSGRQISEIHDHATIDTRHGVFLTAAKRMGRDLPLLSKLQLKTGDELHFTGSPSDLDRVQSKIGYKISAAVVTDFIFFGLGMIVGTLIGMLAFKIWGVPISIGSGGGCLLSGLLFGWLRSVHPRFAALPIGASTFLRDFGLAVFVGVVGIGAGPQALTAIEHYGVTLLLLGVAVTLIPQIVTFFFSYFVLRIKNPIEALSCVAGGRSANPAFAALLAKAGNGTPVVSFTVTYAVANVFLTLWGPVIVGIITKNAGP
- a CDS encoding histidine phosphatase family protein codes for the protein MKSSTRIILVRHGEVKGIETPRFRGSADLPLTERGLRQSELTRDHLLYLGVAAAIYSSPLRGCAQTAAIFGQSQAVAVNYASELNDIDHGLWRGQTHDDIRRSEPLGFDTWVANPEKTQFPGGESLQSAADRALVTLSVTRTASVGSTILLVSYDSIIRLLLLHVLGLPLARYATLDVAPCGISVLLSQKASWRVRCINETSHLMRLG